The genomic interval GCATGCCATTTAATACAGTGACCCCGCAGGTAGGTCTAGTTTACAGGTGACACAGAAAGGACCAGGAACTTGCCGGAACCTCATAGTTAGGAGCTAGAGCTAGGGTTAGGGTGTTTCCAACCGAAGCTGGCCTGCATGCTGCTGCCTGCACATGGGCTGCCCTGTTAGGTTTTGGGGAGGAGTGGTTACCATCTAAGGCTGGGGGGGTAGCACTGTCAGACCCCGAAGTGCCCCTCCTGGATGCTTTGGGACCAGGCAGTAGCTGTGGGGAGGTCACATCTCTCAGGGGATAATGGGCAAGAAATCAGTGTTTGTGGGGGCAGTGCAGTGACCAGTTCGTCATTTTCTCTCCTAAGCACCTCCTTCAACCCGTCCTCAAATCCTTTTGAGTCATCTCATTGCACTGGCCAGAGTCCAGCAGGGCAGGTGAGGGCAGATGGCCTAACTGGTGGCTAAAACCAACTCCTCCAGGACACCGTAGCTTTGAACTCAGTTACCTCTCCTTTGACAAGAGGGAGAACAGGACGGGGTAATGCCAGCAGCCAGGAGCAGGGAGGGGTGGGAATACAGCGGTATTGGAAATGATCTATGTGAATGCGATATCTGACCTGTGATTTCATCTTTGAGCTTTGTATGTCGAGTTACAGATCAGGGACCTAGTCTTCCATTCACCTGGGACAGTTAGGAGACAAGTATTTCTCCCTGCAGGCCCCACTCTCCAGTCACCCACTCCCGACCCTCCCTCTGGCAGACTGGGACTCCCTTACCAGGGTTAGGGCCCCTGGGTTGGGCCGCAGGGTGCAGGAACCTCCAAAGGGAGGAGACAGACCCAGGCGCAGTGTCTAGAGCTGACAGGCATGCAGCCAGCCTGCTTTATTCCTCTTTATTCCCAAACAGGTCTAAGGGCTTCCCACCAGTGAAAGACCACTTCCTGAGGCCTCTGGCTTAGTCTTTTATTTGTCACAAAGGAGAAAGATCTGACACCAGTTTAGTCTTTTGAATGTGCAGAGCTCTGCCTAGCCCTCTCACCCCTCAGGCCCCAGTGAGCCCTTCCAAATTTATCTCAGCTCTGACCCAAGTATTTCATTTGTAACCCTAAGACCCATCTAAGTAGGTttcctcactcccccccccccttttactATCCTCTTCCTCAGTCTCTGAGAAAGCAGCCTTCTGTAGGGATGAAAGGTGACACAAAGCCCAGCCCTGGCCTGCAGCTTTCTGGAGGTCCCCGGCAGTGTGGGGGGGACAGGTAGGTGGGATGATCTAGGTGTAGTAGGGCAGCTCCCTGGGGTCCCCGGCAGTGTGGGGGGACAGGTAGGTGGGATGATCTAGGTGTAGTAGGGCAGCTCCCTGGGGTCCCTGGGCAGTGTGTGGGGGGACAGGTAGGTGGGATGATCTAGGTGTAGTAGGGCAGCTCCCTGGAGGTCCCCGGCAGTGTGGGGGGGACAGGTAGGTGGGATGATCTAGGTGTAGTAGGGCAGCTCCCTGGGGTCCCTGGCAGTGTGGGGGGGGACAGGTAGGTGGGATGATCTAGGTGTAGTAGGGCAGCTCCCTGGGGTCCCCGGCAGTGTGGGGGGGACAGGTAGGTGGGATGATCTAGGTGTAGTAGGGCAGCTCCCTGGGGGTCCCCGGCAGTGTGGGGGGGACAGGTAAGTGGGATGATTTAGGTGTAGTAGGGCAGCTCCCTGGGGTCCCCGGCAGTGTGGGGGGGACAGGTAGGTGGGATGATCTAGGTGTAGTAGGGCAGCTCCCTGGGGGTCCCCGGCAGTGTGGGGGGGACAGGTAAGTGGGATGATTTAGGTGTAGTAGGGCAGCTCCCTGGGGTCCCCGGCAGTGTGGGGGGGACAGGTAGGTGGGATGATCTAGGTGTAGTAGGGCAGCTCCCTGGGGTCCCCGGGCAGTGTGTGAGGGGGACAGATGAATGGGGATGATCTAGGTGTAGTAGGGCAGCTCCCTGGGGGTCCCCGGCAGTGTGGGGGGGACAGGTAAGTGGGATGATCTAGGTGTAGTAGGGCAGCTCCCTGGGGGTCCCCGGCAGTGGGGGGGGGACAGATGAATGGGGATGATACAGGTGTAGTAGTGCTGCTCCCCCTTCCTTTGGCGCTGGCCAGAGCTGTGGGAGGAAGGATGGGGTACTGCCAGCCCTGGTTCATATTCCTGGGGAGCTGCCATGATGGAGGAAGGGGGCCAGACTGGGGAGTGAGGAAAAGTTCAAATAGAGGGGAGTTTGGGGAAATGAAATGATGAACTAAGCTTGGCCATGCTCAATGGTGATGAGGAGGTGTGAGTGACAGGCTAGCCAGGGTCCCATCCAACCCCAGACTCCACCAATGCCGACTGGCTTTGTTAACTACAGACTTGTGAGGAAACAGTATGAGGTTCAAAGACAAAGGCCGAGCAGAGGTCTATGCTGTGGATTTCACTCGGGCTGGTGGGAAGACCAGAGTTGTCTCCTCTGACCACGTTTTAGATGCTCTCAGACCTCTTCCCAGCAGAGCAGAGGGTGGCTGTTGGAAGTCAACCCCACTGCCCACTGTGCCCCAGAAGTGGGCATCTGTGTTGGGGCCCAGGGCCAAGCTCTGCCCTCAGAGCTCCTCATGAACCCGCTCCTGGTCCTCATCGGACTTCAGCTTGAGCTCCTCGATGGTAATCTTGCCATCGTGGTTCCGGTCCTGGTTCTGGAACATGTCCCCTATGGTTTTGTCCGAGTCCTGCCCTGGCATGAGGCGCCCTTTGCCCTCAGTGACTTGAGCTTTGATGAAGGTAGAGAACTGGGAAGAGAGCCAGGGGAGGGTGGGCGTGAGGGTTTTGCCTGAGCAGCTTCGGGTGGCCTTGGTAAGGGTCCCCAGGGGAGGCCGGCCAGTCAGGACGAAGAGGGCAGGAGCTGGTCTGGGGCCCTGAGCAGGGGCAGGGCCGCAAGTGCgccaggagagaaggaagggacgAGGAACCTAAGGCACAGGGACCCAGTGGAGGGGCAGGAACATGGGTGCACAGGATGGTGGACATGCACCTTGTTCTTGCCAGATGCCATCAAACAAAGGTGGCTTCTTTTGGGGTGAGAGTGGGGGGATGGTTATTATAAGGACTGAACGCCACCCACCTCCTCTGGGGGGACCTCGCCATCTTTGTTGAGGTCAAGGTCTTCAAACAGGTTGGCAGGAGGGTCATCGTGCCATACAAACAGGTAGCCTTCGGGCAGCCCCTCCTCCTGGGATACCAGCTCCACCTCAAACAGCAGCACAGCACTGCCAGGGACTCCccgggctggagggagggagaagggaagggaagggtccCTATTAGGCCGGGGTCCGGGCCTGGCTTTGCGCCTGCCCCGTGCGCTCCCTGGCTTGCAGGCCTCAGCCCTCCTGGGGGCTGGAGAGTGGGATAGACAATTTTTACAGAACCACCTGTAAGGGACAAAGGGGGTGATCAGGCCAGTCTCTGCCCCTCACCTCCGTTCTCCCCATGTGCCAGGTGTGGGGGGACAATGAGCTGCCGCCTCTCTCCCACACACATGCCCTGCAGGCCCGTGTCCAGGCCTTCGATCACCTTGTTGGCCCCCAGAGTTGCCTCCTGGGGGGCCCCGTAGTCATGCCTGGGGAAATAAGATTCCCAGGTCAGTGCCCTTCCTTGTTCCCCAACAGGTCACCTTCCACTGTCTCCCCCACAGGCCCCGTTCCTGGGTCACTCCTCCTGGTGCCCGCCCCAACCAGCAGAGTGCAGGGTCCAGTGACTTCTTATCTTGCCACTGGCCCTGAAATACCCACCTTGAAGGCTCAGCTCCCCTAATGCTGCttcaccctcccttcccctttctgccCCTTACACTCCCCAACGATGGGAACTTGTGGAGAAGGGGGTGCTATGAGGAGGACTCCCCTCGCTGTGCCCACCCGcctgcccagccctggccctgccccagacCTACGAGGAGAAGAGCTTGGTGCCATCCAGCAGAGAGCAGTTGTAGTGGTAGCGAACAAAGTCCCCCTGTTTGGTGGTCTCGTTGCAGGTCTCGGGGGGCCGGGATAGTGTCTTGATTTCCACCAGATCTGCAGGGTTGTGGAAGTCGATGACGTGGACATCGAAGATCAGCACAGCTGAGCCAGGGATCTTGTCTCCTGGGACCAGAATGGGGGAATTGATCAGCTTGGAGTATAGAGGGAGGGTCCAATCAAGGTCTCCATGAAACCACCCTGAGGTTTCAAATGAGGGTGGGATGGGATTGGATGTTTGTCCACATCATCGGTTCTTCtagggggcagaggagggagggaccTGCCAATTAGAAAGCCCTTTACACAGCCTTGTAACCTCCGGTAACTGTAACTTACCCGGCTGATCAAGGTGCTTAGTCCCATATTATAGGTGAGGATGCTGAGGCTTCCAGCAAAGCTGGGTCTCAAATCCAGGTCTCTTTGCTTCCTAGGGCTATGCTGTTTCTCTTCTTCCAGAaccatcccccctccccaaacTCGGGAGTGTTTCTCCAGTATGGAGGAGAAGTGGGGGGACTGCCCTGGAGAAAAGGCAGGAATTGAGTAGGTGACCAGTTTCTGTGATGAGAGGGGCAGAGCCGGGGAAAGtcagggaggggagcaggagaggagcTGAGGTGCAAGAGGCCTACCAGTGCCGTTCTCCCCGTAGGCGAGGTGGGGGGGGATGGTGATCCTCCGGCGCTCCCCCATGCAGGCGCCCTGCAGCCCCTGGTCCATGCCGGGGATGACGTAGCCCTGCCCCACGTAGGTATTGTACGTGTGGTTGCGGGAGTAGCTGCAGTACAGGGTGGGGGGCCGTCAGGGGAGTCAGAGGGCCCTCGCCCTGCAGCCCCTGGTCCGTCCCCGGGATGACGTAGCCCTGCCCCACGTAGGTATTGTACGTGTGGTTGCGGGAGTAGCTGCGGTACAGGGTGGGGGGCCGTCAGGGGAGTCAGAGGGCCCTCGCCCTCGCAGGCAGGCAGAGCCACCCCCAACTGCTGCCTCCGTGACCCCAGCGCCGGGTACTGTCCTTCCTGACTCGGCTTCTTGCCTTTCCCGTAGCCCCACCCTCCTCCTCAGGACccccctgacctggaatcaaataGGGTGCCATCCATCAGCGAGCCGTTGTAGTGGTAACGCATGAAGTCGCCAGCCACGGCTCTCCGGACACAGCCAGGTGGCAGCTCCAGTGTCTCCAGCTGCACGGTGTCCTTCGGGTTGTGGATGTCAATTAGCAGGACGTGGAACACCAGGGAGGCCTGCGGGGGGATCACAGTCCCTGGGGAAGGGATAGGCTTGAACCATACAGGTGGAGAGCAAACCCAGGCTCTTGATTTAGGAAGGCCACTGAGAACCCTGCAAAAAAGTGCTAACCCTGCTCGCCAGAGCCCTCCCTTTGTCCTCAGCAGCCTCGTTTCTTGCTCCCCCTGTGAAGTCTGAACTGGGTTTTCCCCTGCGCTACCCACCAGCCCATACTGAACCTTTGTGTGAATTAGAATAAAGCAcccctttgcctgaccaggtggtggcgcagtggatagagcgtcggactgggatgcggaggacccaggttcgagaccttgaggtcgccagcttgagtgtaggctcatctggtttgagcaaagctcaccagcttggacccaaagtcgctggctcaagcaaggggttactcagtctgctgtacacacacacccccccagtcaaggcacatatgagaaaacaatcaatgaacaactaagatgtcgcaacgaaaaactaatgattgatgctctcatctctctctgttcctgtctgtctgtctctgtctatccctctctctgactttctgtctctgtaaaaaaaaaaaaaaaaaaaaaaaaagaataaagcaccCTTTCTTAATGAGATAATCACCAAGGGCTAGGATTCATTTCTGCTTGCCTCCTTGGCTGGGTGCCCTTGTGCGGTATACAACCTGAACTGTATGTGGCATCCCACTTCTGGAGAATCCGGAGTCCTTGCCTGCCCTTACCATAGCCTTTCTCTCCATAGGCCAGGAACGGAGGGATGGtgattttccttctctctccaggACACATTCCCAGCAGCCCCTGGTCCATGCCCTTGATCAGCCAGCCAGAGCCAATATAGGTGTCATAAGTGCCACCCCTACTGTAGCTGCAGAGAATGAGGTAGAGGTGTTGctgctggaggagggagagatggatcCTAGACTGCCATGTCACAGTCCCCCACACCCCAGGGCTCCCTCCGACCTCACCTGCTGTCGAAGGCAGTGCCATCCAGCAGCGTGCCATTGTAGTGGTAGCGGACAAAGTCGCTGTCCTGGACCATGCGAGGGCAGTGGGGTGGGCGCAGCAGGGTGTCCGTCTGCACAGTGTCTGCCTTGTTCCACACATCCAGCAGGACCACGTCAAAGTACAGGGTGGCGTCCGGGGGGATGAGTCCCGCTGCGAGGGCCAGGCAGCAGGGGCTCGTGTTTGAGGCAGCCCGTGGGTCGGGGGGTGGAGCAAAGGCTGAGCATCCTGCTTGGCCGCCTCCTCCGTGCCTCTACCTCTCCTTCATCGTAGTCAAGCTCTGATCCCACCCAGGGCGCTGTTACTTCCTTTCCTCCCATCCCAGGGTCAGGAAATGGGAACTGGAGTCCCAGACATGCCACTATTCATACTGTGGAGGCAGccgaccttgggcaagtcaccctccctctctgaacttcagttttttGGCCCTGGGTCCTTGATTCTACCTTCTAGTCTCCTCCATCCCCATGCCAGTGCCCCAGCCCTTCTCACCCACACCGATGCTGCCATAGCCCAGGTGGGGAGGCACAATGAGGCGTCTCCGTTCGTTGACACACATGCCCATGAGGCCTCGGTCCATGCCGGTGATGAGACGCCCCACACCCACCACGATGGCTGCCAGAGTGCTGCGGTCATAGCTgggggacagaggggagagaCGGGATACAGTGGATTCAGGTATGCACAGTGAGGGTACACAGAACTAGGTGTTTCCCTCTTTCCATGGTCACATACCTGCACATAAGCATACACGATCCCCCTCTATACACAGGTGTacacccacatgctcctgaccTCCCTGAGAGATCAGCCATGACTCCCAACTTAAGAGGCTGGACTGTTACAAAAATGAAGTCCCCAAGGAAGTGAGGGGCTTTGCTATCCCTTGGATGGGGTGGGCGCAAGCCTGTCTGCTGCTACTATCTGCGGACAGCAAAGGAATACTAAGTACTTCACGAAGGGGAAGAggaccatttattgagcattgaGGATATGCTGATTGCTGTTTGGCATTTTACATTCatgatcttatttaattctttccCCTATGAGGTGggcattattgtttttattttttctatgagaAAGAATTGAGATtttacttgttttcatttttcttatgagaaaaactgagacttaagaCTAAGTGACATATGAAGGTCACAGCTAATATGTGTGTGCCCTGTGGAACTCCCAAGCCCCTGTGTGTGCCTCTGCACCGTGGCTTCgccagggaggaaaggaaggggaagcagAGCCGGTGGGGGATAGGGATTGGTTTTCAAGTCTGAAAGAGCCTATTCTAAAACTGCCATGGCTCTTATTAGCTTTTAACTACAGCAttcatttactttaaatttttagaagtgaagggaggctgggagagtGACCGAGGGGCGCCAGGCATTGTGGAAGTTTTCCAGTCTCATCACTGCATAACCTGAGCCTGGCCCGGCTCCAAGTGTCCTCACTAGGGAAGTCGTCCCCTAAAACCCCATCCCTCCCTACTTCTGGCAGTCAAGGACTCGGGAGTACTCCTGGCTACTCCTACCCCTCATTTTGCACACTGAGCTGGTTTTACGACTGGCCTGCTTTCTTCACAGTGCTGTTGAGAGGGCCCAAGCACCAGTTAAACACTATCAGGGCATCTGGTCCTTTCCAGAGTCAAGGCTAATGTGTATTGAACCCTCTGGACTTCTATGCACTGTGTTAAGTCCACTTTCATTCATTATCTTGTTTAAGGCCTTTCATCAGCCTTAGCAAGTAGGGACTCaatttttttcagattatttataatctctatttttcagataaagaaagtGAAGCTTCAAGAGGCAAAATTTCTTGTCTAGGGTCACAGCCTGGATGTCAACCCAGGGTCTTGGACTCAAGAGTTCGTGTTCTTACTCAATATACTGCCTGCCCCCCAAATCATCACTACTTATTTTTAGTGGAAAGAGTTGTGTGTTCTGGGGAAGGGTCTTAGAGGAACTGACTTCTTGTGGTGTGGTGTGGGGGTTCATGTGTGTTACTGAGACCCAAAGTTTAACCAAGGCTGACATGTAGGCGTGCCCTGCCCCCACCAACAAAAGTGGACTTGCCAGAGGAGACCAAAGACCTGGACCAGACCAGAAGCTGGTCTCTCAAACTCCAAGGTAGGCAAGATGGGCGGCAGCCCAGGCCTGGCAGAGCTATCTAAGATGGAGGGAGGTAGGGGCACAGGGAGACCCGGAGAGCGAGGTATGAAAACCCTCTGAGGAGCCCAGGGTGCAGGTCTGACCCTGTGACACGTAGGCAGACAGGGTCCCTACACGCCCAGATCTGTCCTGCTGTCTTATTATGATCCAGGCTGCTTAACCACTGGCTGCTGATTATGCCACCCCCTCCAAAAGAAATTTCTACTCCCTCTTCTCTAACCACAAAGGCACTGAAACCTGAGGCTGGAACCCAAAGAGAGTCAGGGAGGGTGGGAATGCAGGGGTCCCAGGCTGAGACCAGTGAAGGATTCCCACGCATCAGAGACCAGGACTTTCCCCCAAACACTGTGGACCAGAGTGTCACCTTCCCTGTGTCATCTTTAAATAATGGGCAGGTAAATAGAGCAGTTCACCTTGATTATCACACACTTTGGGGAATACAGGGAGCTTGTGTGAAAGAAACTGGGGTCCTTGGAGAGACAAAGTTTGGAAATTTAGGGCAGAGGATATATCTTTGGGGAGATGGATGTCTGGGAACCCCCCACCATCCAGGGTGCTGTGTTTGGGGTTAGAGGATCATGGAGTGAGTACCAGAATGAAGACACAGCTTAAAAGAGCAACAAGGGAATCCAGGACTTAGGAGCACCTGGCCAGGGGCCCACGGAAGAGGAGTGATGAGCCTGGAGCCACCCAACCTCTTACCTTGAGTCAAACTTCTTGCCATCCTCGAAAGTGCCATTGTAGTGGTAACGCACAAAATCTCCCATCTGCACTTCTCTGGGACAGGCCCTGGGGATGTGGTACCTCTCGATGACCACGTCTTCCAGGGGTCCTCCGGCCGGACTGGCGCGGCCCAGCCCTCTCCCTACCGCGTGCACGAGCAGCAACAACATCTGTAGCACCGGCGACCCGAGAAAGGTGTGGCTGGGGGACTCCACGGGGAACATGGTGCCTGGAGCTGGGATGGCGGGCAGCGAGGACGATCGAGAGAGGAGCCGCCACCAACCTTCCCCCGCCCTCCTCCCTGAGCTGGCTCCCCCTCTTCCTGTCCTTTTTCCCcaccccggccctggctggtccACGTGGAATGGGGGCTGGGGAGATTGAgctggcggggcgggggcggaggaTGGAACAGAAGCAGAGGGCCAAGCTGAGAGTGTTAAGAGACCTTGGAATGCACCACAAAGAACTCCagattcctctctcttcccccacctaGGGCTGAGAGACCTGGGGCCAACGGGGGAGGGAAGTtccagaaagatgagaagtaggAGCCGACTCCCCCCTAAAAAAGTTCAGTTTCTCCCCCGGAGTCCTCGGGGTCCTAAAGTCAGACTGAAGCATCCCTAACTTCTTTTGCTGGGACCCCGAAATCAAAAGCTTCTTTACGAAGCTGGCGAGGCTTCAGAATCTGAGGGTATCTCAGTGCTCCCCCCACCATCCCTACCGTCCCAGGAACGGCCTCTTTAGCTTGAAACAAGGAGCTGCTTTGTCCTGCAAAAGCTGGACTGCCAGAGGACTTTCTGACGTGGAAGGGAGATCCAGTAGGAGGAGGTGGTGAGAGTGGAGTGTGTGAAGGATAAAACCAGGTGTGCGCTTCCCAGGCGAGGGCTGTGGGAACACTTGGAGCGACCCCTTTAGGACTGGGGGTGGGGCGTGTGCAGAAGGGGCTCTGTGATGAACGGAGAACGAGGTCTCAGGGCTTAGGCGGAATAGAGGGAGGTAGCACTTCCTTCAATTTCACGATTAAGGTGAGGGGTACTGTCTTTGGGTGGGGAGGAACTCTCTGGGCTCCCCATCCTTGCGGGAAGCGTTCCCCTCATCTGTCGAGGGGAAGCTCTAAGGACACGGAACCGGGCCAACGTAGGGCACTCAGGACAC from Saccopteryx leptura isolate mSacLep1 chromosome 2, mSacLep1_pri_phased_curated, whole genome shotgun sequence carries:
- the FKBP10 gene encoding peptidyl-prolyl cis-trans isomerase FKBP10, which gives rise to MFPVESPSHTFLGSPVLQMLLLLVHAVGRGLGRASPAGGPLEDVVIERYHIPRACPREVQMGDFVRYHYNGTFEDGKKFDSSYDRSTLAAIVVGVGRLITGMDRGLMGMCVNERRRLIVPPHLGYGSIGVAGLIPPDATLYFDVVLLDVWNKADTVQTDTLLRPPHCPRMVQDSDFVRYHYNGTLLDGTAFDSSYSRGGTYDTYIGSGWLIKGMDQGLLGMCPGERRKITIPPFLAYGEKGYGTVIPPQASLVFHVLLIDIHNPKDTVQLETLELPPGCVRRAVAGDFMRYHYNGSLMDGTLFDSSYSRNHTYNTYVGQGYVIPGMDQGLQGACMGERRRITIPPHLAYGENGTGDKIPGSAVLIFDVHVIDFHNPADLVEIKTLSRPPETCNETTKQGDFVRYHYNCSLLDGTKLFSSHDYGAPQEATLGANKVIEGLDTGLQGMCVGERRQLIVPPHLAHGENGARGVPGSAVLLFEVELVSQEEGLPEGYLFVWHDDPPANLFEDLDLNKDGEVPPEEFSTFIKAQVTEGKGRLMPGQDSDKTIGDMFQNQDRNHDGKITIEELKLKSDEDQERVHEEL